The proteins below come from a single Aegilops tauschii subsp. strangulata cultivar AL8/78 chromosome 6, Aet v6.0, whole genome shotgun sequence genomic window:
- the LOC109781697 gene encoding LOW QUALITY PROTEIN: alpha/beta-gliadin A-III-like (The sequence of the model RefSeq protein was modified relative to this genomic sequence to represent the inferred CDS: deleted 2 bases in 1 codon; substituted 1 base at 1 genomic stop codon): MKTFLILALLAIVATTATSAVRVPVPQLQPQNPSQQQPQDQVPLMQQQQQFPGQQEQFPPQQPYPQQQPFPSQQPYPQPQPFPPQLPYLQPQPFPPQQPYPQPQPQYQQPQQPISQQQTQQQQQQQQILXQILQQQLIPCRDVVLQQHNITHASSQVLQQSSYQLLQQLCCQQLFQIPEQSRCQAIHNVVHAIILHQQQQQQQQQQQPSSQVSYQQLQEQYPSGQGSFQSSQQNPQAQGSVQPQQLPQFQEIRNLALQTLPAMCNVYIPPYCSTTIAPFGIFGTN; encoded by the exons ATGAAGACCTTTCTCATCCTAGCCCTCCTTGCTATCGTGGCGACCACCGCCACAAGTGCAGTTAGAGTTCCAGTGCCACAATTGCAGCCGCAAAATCCATCTCAACAACAACCACAAGACCAAGTTCCattgatgcaacaacaacaacaatttCCAGGGCAGCAAGAACAATTTCCACCACAACAGCCATATCCGCAGCAGCAACCATTTCCATCACAACAACCATATCCGCAGCCGCAACCATTTCCGCCACAACTACCATATCTGCAGCCGCAACCATTTCCACCACAACAACCATATCCACAACCGCAACCACAGTATCAGCAACCACAACAACCAATTTCGCAGCAACAAACACAACaa caacaacaacaacaacaaatcCTTTAACAAATTCTGCAACAACAACTGATTCCATGCAGGGATGTTGTCTTGCAACAACACAACATAACGCATGCAAGCTCACAAGTATTGCAACAAAGTAGTTACCAACTGTTGCAACAATTATGTTGTCAGCAACTGTTCCAGATCCCCGAGCAGTCGCGGTGCCAAGCCATCCACAATGTCGTTCATGCTATTATTCTgcatcaacaacaacaacaacaacaacaacaacaacaaccgtCGAGCCAGGTCTCCTACCAGCAACTTCAGGAACAATATCCATCAGGCCAGGGCTCCTTCCAGTCATCTCAGCAAAACCCACAGGCCCAGGGCTCTGTCCAGCCTCAACAACTGCCCCAGTTCCAGGAGATAAGGAACCTAGCGCTGCAGACGCTGCCAGCAATGTGCAATGTCTACATCCCTCCATATTGCTCGACCACCATTGCGCCATTTGGCATCTTCGGTACTAACTGA